The Allorhodopirellula heiligendammensis nucleotide sequence CAGGGTTTCGACATCAACATCGGAGGCTGTCATTTCGGCGGACCGCCAAGCTATTTTAGCCCATACAGAATACCCAACCTGCACGGAAAAACCGACGGAGAATATTTACCCGACAGGTGCGCCGACGAATGCGTCGATTTTATCAAGGCCGCCAAAGCCGATGGAAGTCAACCGTTCTTTCTTTGCTGGTGGAACTACTCGGTTCACTATCCCTTCCAAGCTCCCGGTGATCTGGTTGCAAAGTATGAAAGCCGTAGGGGGACCGGCGTCGAAAATCCAACGTACGCGGCGATGATTGAGGGCATGGACACATCGATCGGCAAAGTCCTTGCCGCCATCACGGAACAAGGTTTGGATCGCGAAACGTTAGTAATCTTTACCTCAGATAACGGACCATTTGGAGCAAACGTGCAACCACTTCGGGCAGAGAAAGGATACCTGTATGAGGGGGGCATTCGAGTCCCCATGATCGTTCGCTGGCCCGGTCATGTCAGCCCGGCGAGCCGGACTTCGACCCCAGTGACCACCATGGACATTCATGCAACAATTCTTGACGCTGCAAATTTGCAGGCCGACCCGTCCAACACTCCAGACGGAATTTCATTGTTGCCTCTACTCGAAAGTGGCTCCGATCTTGACCGCGAAGCAATCTACTTTCACTATCCCAATTACGCTTTCCACAAACAGAATCGACTCGGCAGCGCCATTCGCTCCGGTGACTACAAACTAATTAAGTTTTATGATGATGACTCCGTCGAACTCTATGACCTCAAAGCGGATATCGGCGAGTCCAGCAACCTAGCTGATCAATTACCAGAGCGGGCCCAGCAACTTCGATCCGACCTCGAAGCCTGGCTACAGCAGACCAACGCCAGTCAGCCGCAACGCGCCAGATGATTTTCAGTGCATCACCCGCTCTTGTGACTGCCAGCTGAACCTTCAGGTTCAGCCGATTTGCACGCAGACTGCGCTGAAGTATGCAGTAGTGTGCGGAGCCGCGTATCAGGTTGGTCCGATCCTATGCGAGCGCTGAGTAGAACGGGTTCCTGATCTCAATGAGGAGTGTGATCGGGCGACAGTTCGGGGACGCGAGATATACCGCGAGCAGCTTGCGCAGATGCAGTACGGCCTAGTCGGGGACTGCCGAGCAACCGACGACGCAGTGAGTTTGAGGTTATCGTCGACTCCGCCAGTCTGAATGGGCCGGCCAAACCGTCTTCGATCAACAGAGGTGGGTTGCTCGTCAAGGGATCGAGGATCTCCCAGATCGTGCAAATATCGGATCCCTCACGCAGCAGATGCGTGGCAAAGCTATGACGAACAACATGCGAGCTGATGTGCTTGTGGATCTCTGCCTTCTTGACCGCCTCGCGCAAGTTTGCTGGGAATGTATCCTTGTGCAAGTGATGGCGTCGCAGCCCCCATTCACGCATGAACGCCTTCACATTCGCCACGTACGCTCGCTCGGTCTCCAGCTCATCCTGACGCCCTCGAACGGCACGACGCAGGTTCTGAATAATATCCGGTTCGCTGGGGTCGATGTGGCCCACAACGTCCTCGATATCCTCGGCCGTGTGCTCACCGGATTCTCTCAGCCGCGCTTCTTTGACCTTCTCAGCCCGAGCGAGACTTTCGAGTTTCGCCTGAATGAACTTCACGTCATCAAACGGCGCGGACTGGACGTAACGGCGATAGCAAATCAGCGACTGAATGATCTTGAGACGCTTCCAGGCCGGAGTTTTGCGCCGCACATGGTCGCGGAGGAACGCAATCACATCGTCGGCTGTGAATTCCCAGGTCGCCTGCGGCTTGAGACCATGGAAGCGACAGAGCTTCTCAAACCAAATCTTCGCCCATTTGTCACGCTGCTCATGCCACGTGGTTTCGGACTGACTAAGGCGTCCCATGGATTCGTCCCCTGCTATCACCCGACCCGGCAACAAGAAACTCGCCTGAGCCGATCGTACGCAACAGATTCCGTCC carries:
- a CDS encoding sulfatase; this translates as MHDIKITILFASLVAWATISSGQDAVERRSPPNVVLIMADDLGWKDLHCYGNENLDTPHLDQLARQGLLFTDAYAAAPVCTPTRAALMTGESPARLNITNHAGGHPENFRKPGTDLVTPTWLRYLPLERVTLAEQLNAAGYATGFVGKWHLSNCSSTTANTDAVQPTEPALRPEHQGFDINIGGCHFGGPPSYFSPYRIPNLHGKTDGEYLPDRCADECVDFIKAAKADGSQPFFLCWWNYSVHYPFQAPGDLVAKYESRRGTGVENPTYAAMIEGMDTSIGKVLAAITEQGLDRETLVIFTSDNGPFGANVQPLRAEKGYLYEGGIRVPMIVRWPGHVSPASRTSTPVTTMDIHATILDAANLQADPSNTPDGISLLPLLESGSDLDREAIYFHYPNYAFHKQNRLGSAIRSGDYKLIKFYDDDSVELYDLKADIGESSNLADQLPERAQQLRSDLEAWLQQTNASQPQRAR
- a CDS encoding tyrosine-type recombinase/integrase, whose protein sequence is MGRLSQSETTWHEQRDKWAKIWFEKLCRFHGLKPQATWEFTADDVIAFLRDHVRRKTPAWKRLKIIQSLICYRRYVQSAPFDDVKFIQAKLESLARAEKVKEARLRESGEHTAEDIEDVVGHIDPSEPDIIQNLRRAVRGRQDELETERAYVANVKAFMREWGLRRHHLHKDTFPANLREAVKKAEIHKHISSHVVRHSFATHLLREGSDICTIWEILDPLTSNPPLLIEDGLAGPFRLAESTITSNSLRRRLLGSPRLGRTASAQAARGISRVPELSPDHTPH